A DNA window from Methylocystis heyeri contains the following coding sequences:
- a CDS encoding helix-turn-helix domain-containing protein, with amino-acid sequence MVQETDNLLKAEPVRRIAVLMRERGLRQIEAAGFFGVTQPDVSKLLHGDFRQFSVERLLRFLAPLGQDVEIVVRP; translated from the coding sequence ATGGTCCAGGAGACCGACAACCTCTTAAAGGCCGAGCCGGTGCGGCGGATCGCCGTTCTCATGCGGGAACGCGGCCTGCGCCAGATCGAGGCCGCTGGATTTTTCGGGGTGACGCAGCCGGATGTCTCGAAATTGCTGCATGGCGACTTCCGGCAGTTTTCGGTGGAGCGCCTGCTGCGCTTTCTGGCGCCGCTCGGACAGGACGTCGAAATCGTGGTGCGACCTTGA
- the hpnH gene encoding adenosyl-hopene transferase HpnH — MSIPFRYVATVGSYLLRQKLLGRKRYPLVLMMEPLFRCNLACAGCGKIDYPDHILNRRLPVEDALASVDECGAPVVVIAGGEPLLHKDLSQIVEGVIARKKFAIVCTNALLLQKRIDQFKPSPYFTWSIHLDGDKEMHDHAVSQEGVFERAVEAIKLAKSKGFRVTTNSTFFSNTDPARAAAFLDELTRLGVDGMTVSPGYAYERAPDQEHFLSRARTKELFRAILRRGRGGRAWALQQSGLFIDFLAGNVSYHCTPWGMPLRTVFGWQRPCYLLGESYVPTFRQLMEETDWDSYGVGNYEKCANCMVHSGFEATAVEDSVMRPWRALKVALFGVRTEGPMAPDIPLDKQRPAEYVFDANVATLSQLREREAQERAKQPSTAA; from the coding sequence TTGTCCATTCCTTTTCGCTATGTCGCCACTGTCGGTTCCTATCTCCTTCGCCAGAAGCTCCTCGGCCGCAAGCGCTATCCGCTGGTGCTCATGATGGAGCCGCTGTTCCGCTGCAATCTCGCCTGCGCGGGCTGCGGCAAGATCGACTATCCCGACCATATTCTGAACCGCCGCCTGCCGGTGGAGGACGCTCTCGCGTCGGTCGACGAATGCGGCGCGCCGGTCGTCGTGATCGCCGGCGGCGAGCCGCTCTTGCACAAGGATCTCTCCCAGATCGTCGAGGGCGTGATCGCGCGCAAGAAATTCGCCATCGTCTGCACCAATGCGCTCTTGCTGCAGAAGCGCATCGATCAGTTCAAGCCGAGCCCTTATTTCACCTGGTCGATCCATCTCGACGGCGACAAGGAGATGCACGACCACGCCGTCAGCCAGGAAGGCGTTTTCGAGCGCGCGGTCGAGGCGATCAAGCTCGCGAAATCCAAGGGCTTCCGGGTCACGACCAACAGCACCTTCTTCTCCAACACCGATCCCGCCCGCGCCGCCGCCTTCCTCGACGAGCTGACGAGGCTCGGCGTCGACGGCATGACGGTCTCGCCGGGCTACGCCTATGAGCGCGCGCCGGATCAGGAACACTTCCTCAGCCGCGCGCGGACCAAGGAGCTGTTCCGCGCAATATTGCGGCGCGGCCGCGGCGGCCGGGCCTGGGCGCTGCAGCAGTCGGGCCTGTTCATCGACTTCCTCGCCGGCAATGTCAGCTACCACTGCACGCCCTGGGGCATGCCGCTGCGCACCGTGTTCGGATGGCAGCGCCCCTGCTATCTGCTCGGGGAATCCTATGTTCCCACCTTCAGGCAGCTGATGGAGGAGACCGATTGGGACTCCTATGGCGTCGGCAATTACGAGAAATGCGCCAACTGCATGGTGCACAGCGGCTTCGAGGCCACCGCGGTCGAGGACAGCGTGATGCGTCCGTGGCGCGCGCTCAAGGTCGCGCTGTTCGGCGTGAGGACCGAAGGCCCGATGGCGCCGGACATTCCGCTCGATAAGCAGCGGCCGGCGGAATATGTCTTCGACGCCAATGTGGCGACGCTGTCCCAGCTACGCGAGCGCGAGGCCCAGGAGCGGGCCAAGCAGCCCTCCACAGCGGCGTAA
- the hpnE gene encoding hydroxysqualene dehydroxylase HpnE — protein sequence MSDVVHVVGAGLAGLSCAIRLAEAGRRVILHEGARMAGGRCRSYYDSALGLAIDNGNHLLLSGNAAARDYCRRIGAGDALVAPEQCVFDFLDARDGSRWRLAPNASRLPWWVLVPSRRVPGTRPLDYLGAARLLRAKKGATIGETMDCSGLLYERLWGPVLLSALNTEPRESSAELAGAVLAETLAAGGDACRPMVARDGLGAAFIDPALTRLRELGAEVRFGARLKALDFCDGRAGALHFPEETVEISPQDQIVLAVPPWAASGFVPGLVAPDDFRAILNAHFKVAPPQGQPLLLGMIGSLSEWLFAFPDRLSVTISGADRLMDESREDLARRIWREVAAATGLSEDLPPWQIVKEKRATFAATPAQQARRPGAKTEWPNLWLAGDWTATGLPATIEGTIRSGYKAADLALAGYAGR from the coding sequence ATGAGCGATGTCGTTCATGTCGTCGGAGCCGGTCTTGCCGGTCTTTCTTGCGCGATCAGGCTCGCGGAGGCCGGCCGGCGCGTGATTTTGCACGAAGGCGCGCGCATGGCGGGCGGCCGTTGCCGCTCCTATTATGATTCGGCGCTGGGTCTCGCCATCGACAATGGCAACCATTTGCTGCTGTCCGGCAATGCGGCGGCGCGGGACTATTGCCGCCGCATCGGGGCCGGCGACGCGCTGGTCGCGCCCGAACAATGCGTCTTCGATTTTCTGGATGCGCGCGACGGCTCGCGATGGCGGCTCGCGCCCAACGCCTCCCGCCTGCCGTGGTGGGTCCTGGTTCCCTCGCGGCGCGTGCCCGGAACGAGACCGCTCGATTATCTCGGAGCCGCCCGCCTGCTCCGCGCCAAAAAGGGTGCGACCATCGGCGAGACGATGGATTGCTCCGGCCTGCTCTATGAGCGGCTGTGGGGGCCGGTGCTGCTCTCCGCCCTCAACACCGAGCCCAGAGAATCGAGCGCCGAACTCGCCGGAGCCGTGCTTGCCGAGACGCTGGCGGCCGGCGGCGACGCCTGCCGCCCGATGGTCGCAAGGGACGGTCTCGGGGCCGCCTTCATCGATCCCGCCTTGACGAGGCTGCGGGAGCTCGGAGCGGAGGTCCGCTTCGGCGCGCGGCTGAAGGCGCTGGATTTTTGCGATGGTCGTGCGGGTGCGCTTCATTTTCCAGAGGAAACGGTCGAGATCTCTCCGCAGGACCAGATCGTGCTGGCGGTCCCGCCCTGGGCCGCCTCGGGTTTCGTTCCCGGCCTCGTCGCGCCGGATGATTTCCGCGCCATTCTGAACGCGCATTTCAAGGTCGCGCCGCCGCAGGGCCAGCCGCTTCTGCTCGGGATGATCGGAAGCCTCAGCGAATGGCTGTTCGCCTTTCCAGACCGTCTCTCGGTGACGATCAGCGGCGCGGACCGGCTGATGGACGAGTCGCGCGAGGATCTCGCCCGGCGGATCTGGCGGGAAGTCGCCGCCGCGACCGGCCTTTCCGAAGACCTGCCGCCCTGGCAGATCGTCAAGGAGAAGCGCGCCACCTTCGCCGCCACGCCGGCCCAGCAGGCGCGCCGGCCGGGCGCGAAAACCGAATGGCCCAATCTCTGGCTCGCCGGGGATTGGACCGCGACCGGCCTGCCGGCGACGATCGAGGGCACGATTCGCTCAGGATACAAGGCCGCCGATCTGGCGCTGGCCGGCTATGCCGGGCGATAG
- the hpnD gene encoding presqualene diphosphate synthase HpnD yields MSAIDNAAALDPQKKAEPAKKSSFYLAMRVLEPERREAMFAIYAFCRAVDDIADEDGDRADRRRQLDVWRADLDELYAGRVRQSCIQLAAPVRRYGLKREDFEAVIDGMQMDVDRDICAPDWATLDLYCDRVASAVGRLSIHAFGLAEASSPQLLEKARMLAHHLGRALQLTNILRDLDEDAERGRLYLPQEALAAAGMTDFSPKAVLAHPGLGAACAEVAAKAREHFKAAAGIIAASPAHAVKAPALMAAAYRSILDRLCARGFTAPREKVSASKLAVLAVFLRYILA; encoded by the coding sequence ATGAGCGCGATCGACAACGCCGCGGCGCTCGACCCGCAAAAAAAGGCCGAGCCCGCCAAAAAAAGCTCCTTCTATCTCGCCATGCGCGTGCTGGAGCCGGAGCGCCGCGAGGCGATGTTCGCCATCTACGCCTTCTGCCGGGCGGTGGACGACATCGCCGACGAAGACGGCGACCGCGCCGACCGGCGGCGTCAGCTCGATGTCTGGCGCGCCGACCTCGATGAACTCTACGCCGGCCGGGTGCGCCAGAGCTGCATCCAGCTCGCGGCTCCCGTCCGCCGCTACGGGCTCAAGCGCGAGGATTTCGAAGCCGTCATCGACGGCATGCAGATGGACGTCGACCGCGATATCTGCGCGCCCGATTGGGCGACGCTCGATCTCTATTGCGATCGGGTGGCGAGCGCCGTCGGGCGGCTTTCGATCCACGCCTTCGGCCTCGCCGAGGCCTCTTCTCCCCAATTGCTGGAGAAGGCGCGCATGCTCGCCCACCATCTGGGGCGGGCGCTGCAGCTCACCAATATCCTGCGCGACCTCGACGAAGACGCCGAGCGCGGGCGACTCTATCTGCCGCAAGAAGCGCTGGCCGCTGCAGGGATGACCGATTTCTCGCCGAAAGCCGTGCTTGCGCATCCAGGACTCGGCGCCGCCTGCGCCGAGGTCGCGGCCAAGGCGCGGGAGCATTTCAAGGCGGCTGCCGGGATCATCGCCGCCAGTCCCGCTCATGCGGTGAAGGCGCCGGCGCTGATGGCGGCGGCCTATCGCTCCATTCTCGATCGGCTTTGCGCGCGGGGCTTTACAGCGCCGCGCGAGAAGGTCAGCGCCTCGAAGCTGGCGGTCCTGGCGGTGTTTCTACGTTATATTCTTGCATAG
- a CDS encoding phosphorylase has product MTGGHRRRKQQGSRPQAPILVITGLTREADCLRGEGVTFLCSGADANALRSALAEKDATQYSAVVSFGLAGGLDPVLRPGDAVIATCAVSDTETSERLQPMLGRILLEGFSGAGVAARHGAVFGVDAPVMTVAEKTLLRQRSGAAAVDMESHLADAFARRHNLPFAIVRVISDPAGRALPPLAGQAIRPDGGVDVGFVAKELARRPAQLGDLIRAGFDARAAFSTLRRCGGLLGPLLGLALA; this is encoded by the coding sequence ATGACGGGCGGCCATCGGCGGCGCAAACAGCAAGGCTCGCGTCCGCAGGCGCCGATCCTGGTCATCACCGGACTGACCCGGGAGGCCGATTGCCTGCGGGGAGAGGGCGTAACCTTTCTGTGCAGCGGCGCCGACGCGAATGCGCTGCGCAGCGCCCTCGCCGAGAAGGACGCGACCCAATATTCCGCGGTGGTGAGCTTCGGCCTTGCGGGCGGGCTGGACCCGGTTCTGCGGCCGGGAGACGCCGTCATCGCCACCTGCGCCGTGAGCGACACCGAGACCAGCGAGCGTCTCCAACCCATGCTCGGCCGCATTCTGCTCGAAGGCTTTTCGGGCGCGGGGGTCGCGGCGCGGCATGGCGCCGTTTTCGGCGTCGATGCGCCGGTCATGACCGTCGCGGAGAAGACCCTGTTGCGACAGCGCAGCGGAGCGGCGGCGGTGGATATGGAATCGCATCTCGCCGACGCTTTTGCGCGGCGGCATAATCTGCCTTTCGCGATCGTGCGCGTCATCAGCGATCCGGCGGGACGGGCGCTGCCGCCCCTCGCCGGCCAGGCGATCAGGCCGGACGGGGGCGTCGACGTCGGTTTTGTGGCCAAGGAGCTTGCGCGTCGGCCGGCCCAGCTCGGCGATCTGATCCGCGCAGGCTTCGACGCCCGCGCGGCTTTCTCCACCTTACGCCGCTGTGGAGGGCTGCTTGGCCCGCTCCTGGGCCTCGCGCTCGCGTAG
- the hpnC gene encoding squalene synthase HpnC: MIAIAETASGKSHRDENFPVASFLISPERRAPVLAFYNFVRAADDISDHATLSPLEKLVLLDRLEAALLGEGPDEPVARALRETLADRGVAAQHALDLLTAFRRDVTKLRYDDWDDLIDYCRYSAMPVGRYVLDVHGEDAARSWGPNDALCAALQIINHLQDCGKDYRELNRVYLPQDCLARHGAGVEMLAGERSPPELRAAIAELAGKTRLLLAQSREFSGRIRDLRLAMEVGAIQSLAETLVEKLSVADPLCDKVHAGKAQFALIGTAGAAAVLMRRILERGRSR; this comes from the coding sequence ATGATCGCAATCGCAGAGACGGCCTCGGGCAAGTCGCATCGGGACGAGAATTTCCCGGTCGCGTCTTTTCTGATCTCTCCCGAGAGACGAGCCCCGGTCCTCGCCTTCTATAATTTCGTGCGCGCGGCCGACGACATTTCCGACCACGCGACGCTATCGCCGCTCGAAAAGCTCGTTTTGCTCGACCGCCTGGAGGCGGCGCTGCTGGGCGAGGGGCCGGACGAGCCGGTCGCCCGTGCGCTGCGGGAAACCCTCGCGGACCGGGGCGTCGCGGCCCAGCATGCGCTCGATCTCCTGACCGCCTTCCGCCGCGACGTGACCAAGCTTCGCTACGACGACTGGGACGATCTCATCGACTACTGCCGTTATTCGGCCATGCCGGTGGGACGCTATGTCCTCGACGTTCATGGCGAGGACGCCGCCAGATCATGGGGCCCCAACGACGCGCTTTGCGCAGCGCTGCAGATCATCAACCACCTGCAGGACTGCGGCAAGGACTACCGGGAGTTGAACCGGGTCTATCTTCCGCAGGACTGCCTTGCGAGACACGGCGCCGGCGTCGAAATGCTCGCCGGGGAGCGCTCGCCGCCTGAGCTCCGCGCCGCGATTGCGGAACTCGCCGGCAAAACCCGCCTGCTCCTCGCGCAGTCGCGCGAGTTTTCCGGACGGATCCGCGACCTGCGGCTGGCGATGGAGGTGGGCGCGATCCAGAGCCTCGCCGAGACCCTCGTCGAAAAGCTGAGCGTCGCCGACCCGCTGTGCGACAAGGTCCACGCCGGCAAGGCGCAGTTCGCCCTTATCGGGACCGCCGGCGCCGCAGCCGTGCTCATGCGCCGCATTCTCGAGCGGGGACGCAGCCGATGA
- the shc gene encoding squalene--hopene cyclase codes for MTTAEAPVLSVPSAPADPLEASVERARDALLALGKSDGHWCFELEADCTIPAEYVLMRHYRAEPVDAELEGKIANYLRRVQGAHGGWPLFQDGDFNISASVKAYFALKMIGDDIDAPHMARAREAILRHGGAATSNVFTRALLALYGEIPWRGVPVMPAEIMLLPKWFPFHLDKVSYWARTVLAPLLVLMAKKPRAKNPLGVHIAELFVTPPDEVREWPKGEHQTFPWTAIFGTVDNILRVVEPFFPKATRELSIARAESWTTERLNGVDGLGAIFPAMVNSLLMYDVLGVPAGDPRVVAARKSIELLLVVKEHEAYCQPCVSPVWDTALACHALMEAGGVESRVKQALDWLAPLQILDVKGDWAVQRPDTPPGGWAFQYANPHYPDVDDTAVVVTAMDRYSRESGDAPYGERMERGRIWVEGLQSKNGGWGAFDADNAYHYLNHIPFADHGALLDPPTADVSARCVSMLAQLGETPDTSAVLFRGVQYLLSEQMPDGSWFGRWGANYIYGAWSSLCALNAAGLPHDHEAYRRGVAWLQSIQNPDGGWGEDLSSYKLDYKGYEPAPSTASQTAWALLALMAAGERDCEAATRGVDYLLRTQAEDGLWEEARFTATGFPRVFYLRYHGYAKFFPLWALARYRNLRETNARTVTVGL; via the coding sequence ATGACCACCGCAGAAGCGCCCGTTTTGTCCGTTCCTTCCGCCCCCGCCGATCCGCTTGAGGCGAGCGTCGAGCGCGCCAGGGACGCGCTGCTCGCCCTCGGCAAGAGCGACGGCCATTGGTGTTTCGAGCTCGAAGCCGATTGCACCATCCCCGCCGAATATGTGCTGATGCGCCATTATCGCGCCGAGCCGGTCGACGCCGAGCTCGAGGGCAAGATCGCCAATTATCTGCGAAGGGTGCAGGGCGCCCATGGCGGCTGGCCGCTGTTCCAGGACGGCGATTTCAACATCAGCGCCAGCGTGAAGGCCTATTTCGCGCTCAAGATGATCGGCGACGACATCGACGCGCCGCATATGGCGCGCGCCCGCGAAGCGATCCTGCGCCATGGCGGGGCCGCGACCTCCAACGTCTTCACCCGCGCGCTGCTGGCGCTCTATGGTGAAATCCCGTGGCGCGGCGTGCCTGTGATGCCGGCCGAGATCATGCTGCTGCCGAAATGGTTTCCCTTCCATCTCGACAAGGTGTCCTATTGGGCGCGCACCGTTCTGGCGCCGCTGCTGGTGCTGATGGCCAAAAAACCGCGGGCGAAAAATCCGCTCGGGGTCCATATCGCCGAGCTTTTCGTGACGCCGCCGGATGAGGTCCGCGAGTGGCCCAAGGGTGAGCACCAGACCTTCCCCTGGACCGCGATCTTCGGGACGGTGGACAATATTCTGCGCGTCGTGGAGCCCTTCTTCCCCAAGGCGACCCGCGAACTTTCCATCGCCCGCGCCGAAAGCTGGACCACCGAACGCCTCAACGGCGTCGACGGCCTCGGCGCGATCTTTCCGGCCATGGTCAACAGCCTGCTGATGTATGACGTGCTCGGCGTTCCGGCCGGCGACCCCCGCGTCGTCGCCGCGCGCAAATCGATCGAGCTTCTGCTGGTCGTCAAGGAGCATGAGGCCTATTGCCAGCCCTGCGTCTCGCCGGTGTGGGATACGGCGCTCGCCTGCCACGCGCTGATGGAGGCTGGGGGCGTCGAGAGCCGGGTGAAACAGGCGCTCGACTGGCTGGCGCCGCTGCAGATCCTCGATGTGAAAGGCGATTGGGCCGTTCAGCGGCCCGACACGCCGCCCGGAGGCTGGGCTTTCCAATACGCCAATCCCCATTACCCCGATGTCGACGACACCGCCGTGGTGGTCACGGCGATGGATCGCTATTCCCGCGAGAGCGGCGACGCGCCCTATGGCGAGCGGATGGAGCGGGGCCGCATCTGGGTCGAGGGCCTTCAAAGCAAGAACGGCGGCTGGGGCGCCTTCGACGCCGACAACGCCTATCATTATCTCAACCATATTCCTTTCGCCGATCATGGCGCGCTGCTCGATCCGCCGACCGCCGACGTCTCGGCGCGCTGCGTCTCGATGCTGGCCCAGCTCGGCGAGACCCCGGACACGAGCGCGGTCCTCTTCCGCGGCGTGCAATATCTGCTGTCGGAGCAGATGCCGGACGGCAGCTGGTTCGGCCGTTGGGGGGCCAATTACATCTATGGGGCGTGGTCGAGCCTCTGCGCGCTGAACGCCGCCGGCCTGCCGCATGATCACGAGGCCTATCGCCGCGGCGTCGCCTGGCTGCAGTCGATCCAGAATCCCGACGGCGGCTGGGGCGAGGATCTTTCCAGCTACAAGCTCGATTACAAGGGCTATGAGCCGGCGCCTTCCACCGCTTCGCAAACCGCCTGGGCGCTGCTCGCGCTGATGGCCGCCGGCGAGCGCGATTGCGAGGCCGCGACGCGGGGCGTCGACTATCTGCTGCGCACGCAGGCGGAGGACGGCCTGTGGGAGGAGGCGCGCTTCACCGCCACCGGCTTCCCGCGCGTGTTCTATCTGCGCTACCACGGCTACGCCAAATTCTTCCCGCTGTGGGCGCTGGCGCGCTACCGCAATCTGCGGGAGACCAACGCCAGGACCGTGACCGTGGGGCTTTGA